A stretch of the uncultured Desulfobacter sp. genome encodes the following:
- a CDS encoding ABC transporter substrate-binding protein codes for MNFSVKQILTKIADIFPYLTTVLVMVSLAWITPSWAGKKETFTITDFEGRQVEIPTQINRVVTISDGMIAGIMTCLGQAEKIVGIGSSCLPKIWEYDIPSGTGGAHEYREGMNPVFFLNPFLADLPLVSKFGSGINFESIAKLTPDLVIVRTGSCSLCASKDILAKNIRLLASLGTPLVVLHGPNTFDRPDISTLSREIELLGAIFQKQARAKEVADFLLASVNDIKARTADIPPDKQKRVLMLGLSPTARENGGAGHVKGEKTIQTYLLNEFAHAQNAYSGTGAWNILNAEQLIALDPDLITLVTAWGYHPPEELYDAPYYKNLRHMRAVKNKAVTALPWTPCNCEKRLEYPIDVMVMARAAYPERFMDIDFCHWLHQFYMTVYGVNRDTATRLVSCQWMDWACKGDNK; via the coding sequence ATGAACTTTTCCGTCAAACAAATTTTAACAAAGATAGCGGATATTTTTCCTTATTTAACTACGGTTTTGGTCATGGTGTCGTTAGCATGGATCACCCCATCATGGGCCGGGAAAAAAGAGACGTTCACCATCACCGATTTTGAAGGCAGGCAGGTAGAGATCCCAACACAGATCAACCGGGTGGTCACTATCAGCGACGGCATGATTGCAGGCATCATGACCTGCCTGGGTCAGGCAGAAAAAATTGTAGGCATCGGCTCATCCTGTCTGCCCAAAATCTGGGAATACGATATACCTTCCGGCACCGGCGGCGCCCATGAATACAGGGAGGGCATGAACCCGGTATTTTTTTTAAATCCATTTTTAGCGGATCTGCCCCTGGTCAGCAAGTTTGGTTCAGGCATCAATTTTGAGAGCATTGCCAAACTAACTCCGGACCTGGTCATCGTACGCACAGGGTCCTGTTCCCTATGCGCGTCAAAGGATATTCTTGCCAAAAACATCCGGCTTCTGGCATCCCTGGGTACGCCCCTGGTGGTGCTGCATGGCCCCAACACTTTTGACCGGCCGGACATCAGCACGCTAAGTCGGGAAATCGAACTGTTGGGCGCAATTTTTCAAAAACAGGCCCGGGCAAAAGAGGTAGCGGACTTTCTTCTGGCATCGGTCAACGATATCAAAGCCCGGACAGCAGATATCCCGCCTGACAAACAAAAACGGGTGCTGATGCTTGGGCTTTCCCCCACGGCCCGGGAAAACGGCGGTGCCGGACACGTCAAGGGAGAAAAAACCATCCAGACCTATCTTCTCAACGAATTTGCCCATGCCCAAAACGCATATTCCGGCACCGGGGCCTGGAATATTCTTAATGCCGAACAGCTCATTGCCCTGGACCCGGACCTTATTACACTGGTCACAGCCTGGGGGTATCATCCGCCCGAGGAATTGTATGACGCCCCATACTATAAAAATCTGCGTCACATGCGGGCTGTAAAAAACAAAGCTGTGACCGCGCTTCCCTGGACCCCCTGCAATTGTGAAAAACGCCTGGAATATCCCATTGACGTCATGGTCATGGCCAGGGCCGCATATCCGGAACGTTTCATGGACATTGATTTTTGCCACTGGCTTCACCAATTTTACATGACGGTTTACGGCGTAAACCGGGATACAGCCACCCGGCTTGTATCCTGTCAATGGATGGACTGGGCCTGTAAAGGAGATAATAAATGA
- a CDS encoding TonB-dependent receptor plug domain-containing protein, with the protein MTHRYSSCFLICTLLVFLTVPPLSLAGEADDGATSATILEDITITDRPIIQGNQTDIYGSTKTVITQEQINDLNAQDLETALKMTPGVSMSRYNPIGSFGGADGGGVFIRGMGSSRPGAEIKTVVDGVPMFMSVWNHPLLDLMSIDSSQAIEVYKSPQPQYFGNAVGMINIVPKRITEPGFYTCAEAAVGSYGTHIAKTEHGGNINGWDYYLGGGLRESNGHRDHAEGELKNIYGRIGRQLSDHWDLSIFAMANDNWANDPGVEGADPSERLGRYETRVWMGTATLSHEYENAKGEIKLYRSAGEGDWLDQPTNTAGVTEDLFNDFLFYGARVKETLALGNGMSLLAGADWDYTEGDYTQEYSDGTSDVWDGENFDILSPYAAFSWQIGVGNGITITPSFGARFYSHSQYSDELAPHAGLTASFGRFEAHMGYSRGVVYPGLEVAVMSQDVLPALGDSWKDLEPEIVDHYEIGFSVSPTRQTLLDLILFYEDGNDRYVIVPFANGVMPHYDNVEEFTIKGLEATATWQPDSNFSIFAGVTLLDTDPGDLPYAPEVSFSTGFTLRFLERFKFNLNASYISSMHVSSQVRKKDDENNTTVDDFFIVDAKITYDLDLKGADYKIKLFLAGENLTDQNYEYQSGYPMPGINCMAGIRFEM; encoded by the coding sequence ATGACCCATCGTTATTCCAGTTGTTTTCTGATTTGTACCCTGCTGGTCTTTCTGACCGTACCGCCCCTATCCCTGGCGGGCGAGGCCGATGATGGCGCTACAAGCGCCACAATCCTTGAAGATATTACCATTACAGACCGGCCCATCATCCAGGGAAACCAGACCGACATTTACGGCAGCACAAAAACAGTGATTACCCAGGAGCAGATCAATGACCTCAATGCCCAGGATCTTGAAACCGCCCTTAAAATGACACCGGGCGTCAGCATGTCCAGATACAACCCCATCGGCTCATTCGGCGGGGCTGACGGGGGCGGAGTCTTCATCCGGGGCATGGGGTCAAGCCGTCCGGGCGCTGAAATCAAAACCGTGGTGGACGGGGTGCCCATGTTCATGAGTGTATGGAACCATCCGTTACTGGACTTGATGTCCATTGACTCTTCCCAGGCCATTGAGGTGTATAAAAGCCCCCAGCCCCAGTATTTCGGCAATGCCGTGGGAATGATCAACATTGTGCCCAAGCGGATCACCGAACCGGGGTTCTACACCTGTGCCGAAGCCGCGGTGGGCAGCTATGGCACCCACATTGCCAAAACCGAACACGGGGGTAATATCAACGGATGGGACTATTATCTTGGCGGGGGCCTGCGGGAATCCAACGGCCACCGGGACCATGCCGAGGGTGAACTGAAAAATATCTATGGCCGTATCGGACGGCAATTGTCCGACCACTGGGACTTGAGCATTTTCGCCATGGCCAATGACAACTGGGCCAATGATCCGGGGGTTGAAGGTGCTGATCCTTCCGAGCGCCTGGGCCGCTATGAAACCCGGGTCTGGATGGGGACCGCCACCCTGTCCCATGAATACGAAAACGCCAAAGGAGAAATCAAATTATACCGCAGTGCCGGAGAAGGCGACTGGCTGGATCAGCCCACGAACACCGCCGGTGTCACCGAAGACCTGTTCAATGATTTTCTTTTCTACGGGGCCCGGGTCAAGGAGACCCTGGCATTGGGCAACGGCATGTCGCTTCTGGCCGGTGCGGACTGGGATTATACCGAAGGGGATTATACCCAGGAGTACAGTGACGGCACCTCAGATGTATGGGACGGGGAAAATTTTGACATCCTTTCCCCCTATGCGGCGTTCAGCTGGCAGATCGGGGTGGGTAACGGGATTACCATCACCCCGTCGTTTGGTGCCAGATTCTATTCCCACAGCCAGTACTCGGATGAGCTGGCTCCCCATGCCGGGTTGACCGCATCTTTCGGGCGGTTTGAAGCCCACATGGGATATTCCCGTGGCGTGGTGTATCCCGGACTTGAGGTCGCCGTAATGAGTCAGGATGTCCTGCCTGCGCTTGGAGATTCCTGGAAAGACCTGGAACCGGAAATCGTAGACCACTATGAAATAGGGTTCTCCGTATCTCCCACCCGGCAGACCCTTTTGGACCTGATCCTGTTTTATGAAGACGGCAATGACCGCTACGTGATAGTTCCTTTTGCCAACGGCGTTATGCCCCATTACGACAATGTGGAAGAATTTACCATCAAAGGCCTTGAAGCCACAGCCACCTGGCAACCGGATTCCAATTTTTCTATATTTGCCGGTGTTACTCTTCTTGACACGGATCCCGGAGACTTACCCTATGCACCGGAGGTCTCCTTCAGCACAGGGTTTACCTTACGATTTCTTGAACGATTTAAATTCAACCTCAATGCCTCCTATATCTCATCCATGCATGTCAGCTCCCAGGTGAGAAAAAAAGATGATGAAAACAACACCACAGTAGACGATTTTTTTATTGTGGACGCAAAAATTACCTATGACCTGGATCTGAAAGGCGCAGACTATAAAATCAAACTGTTCCTGGCCGGTGAGAATCTGACCGACCAAAATTACGAATACCAGTCCGGCTATCCCATGCCGGGCATTAATTGCATGGCAGGTATCCGGTTCGAGATGTAA
- a CDS encoding class I SAM-dependent methyltransferase, producing MNSLYEQRKEFFNQRAADWLDNHYKNPDTDRHDRYAERIRSIVSFLALDPNSRVLDTGCGSGVLVPYLLGFLSSRGRLIEMDFSDQMIKANQELHTDERISFICCDAAQMEFEAQSLDAVICFAAFPHFTAPEQVLQRMSKSLKPKGRLVIAHLMSSSQLAEHHHSHTPVSRDRLPEKETMLQWITGCGLNIETFKDEPGLYLLTAVKP from the coding sequence ATGAATTCATTGTATGAACAGCGAAAAGAATTTTTTAACCAACGCGCCGCTGACTGGCTGGACAATCACTACAAAAACCCGGACACGGACCGGCATGACCGCTATGCAGAGCGGATACGGTCCATCGTCTCCTTTCTTGCCCTTGATCCGAACAGCCGGGTTCTGGACACAGGTTGCGGCTCCGGAGTACTGGTACCTTATCTTCTTGGGTTCCTTTCTTCCCGGGGCCGGTTGATAGAGATGGATTTTTCAGACCAGATGATCAAAGCAAACCAAGAACTGCACACAGACGAACGAATCAGTTTTATCTGCTGTGATGCTGCGCAAATGGAATTTGAGGCACAAAGCCTGGATGCCGTGATCTGCTTTGCCGCCTTTCCGCATTTCACTGCTCCGGAACAGGTGCTTCAACGGATGTCAAAAAGTCTGAAACCCAAAGGACGTCTGGTGATTGCCCACCTGATGTCCTCATCCCAACTGGCCGAACACCATCACTCCCATACACCGGTCAGCCGGGACCGGCTGCCGGAAAAAGAGACCATGTTACAATGGATCACCGGCTGCGGCCTGAACATAGAAACCTTTAAAGACGAACCCGGCCTTTACCTGCTGACAGCAGTAAAACCTTAA